A genomic window from Companilactobacillus alimentarius DSM 20249 includes:
- the rnmV gene encoding ribonuclease M5: MKKIKEIIVVEGKSDTNRLKDCFGDDVDTIETTGSALNAETIEHIKIAQEKRGVIIFTDPDFNGNRLRTIIQKAVPNAKQAFLPRSQAVPKKSDGSLGIEHAKDEDIKSALQAVYTRTENNFENYDYDDMVDLGLVGQTDSHQRRLFVGSELKIGYTNAKQFLSRLNMFQIAPQDLVTTVKKFDKGSTHDTK; the protein is encoded by the coding sequence ATGAAAAAAATAAAAGAAATTATAGTTGTTGAAGGAAAATCTGATACGAATCGTTTAAAAGATTGTTTTGGTGACGATGTCGATACGATTGAAACAACTGGTTCAGCTCTGAATGCTGAAACAATAGAACATATCAAGATTGCTCAAGAAAAACGAGGCGTAATAATCTTCACTGACCCAGATTTTAACGGCAATCGTTTGCGAACAATCATTCAAAAAGCTGTGCCTAATGCAAAACAAGCCTTTTTACCACGTTCACAAGCAGTTCCTAAAAAAAGCGACGGCAGTTTGGGTATTGAACATGCTAAGGACGAAGATATTAAGTCTGCATTACAGGCAGTTTATACGAGAACTGAAAACAATTTTGAAAATTATGACTATGACGATATGGTTGATTTAGGATTGGTCGGTCAAACTGATTCACACCAACGGAGGCTATTTGTTGGTTCAGAGTTAAAAATTGGCTATACGAATGCTAAACAATTTCTAAGTCGACTTAATATGTTTCAAATAGCACCACAAGATTTAGTCACGACTGTTAAAAAATTTGATAAAGGAAGTACCCATGACACAAAATAG
- a CDS encoding exopolyphosphatase — translation MKLAVIEIGSNSIRTSVYRSSKKNRFKTLDRWREPVRLGKSIAQSRLLTNEQIEETIAVLKKFQTRIERYHVDRTSLIATAAVRMAKNQEQLIFAVLKETGLQLEIINEQEEAYYDYVAVRSTMRIKDALIVDVGGGSSEISLAKKGRLKHGLSIPIGAISISDLYLASDPIKSEQLKAAKRAINDRLDHLNWMGADATFVGLGGTLRAVTSILNRENKKKKTLHNSVITVDQIDGLFNQLIHSSMEKRSHIKELSDGRYEVILGGILIISEIIKKTPSTEIRFSNFGVREGYVFNFFHKMHLKESD, via the coding sequence TTGAAGTTAGCAGTTATTGAAATTGGATCTAACTCCATTAGAACATCAGTGTATCGATCTTCAAAAAAGAATCGTTTTAAAACTTTAGATCGTTGGCGGGAACCTGTACGGTTGGGAAAATCAATCGCGCAGAGTCGTTTATTGACCAATGAACAAATTGAAGAGACTATTGCTGTTCTAAAGAAATTTCAAACTCGAATTGAAAGGTATCACGTAGACCGAACTAGTTTAATCGCTACAGCAGCTGTGCGAATGGCTAAGAATCAAGAGCAGTTGATCTTTGCAGTTTTGAAAGAAACTGGTCTGCAACTGGAGATTATCAATGAGCAAGAAGAAGCTTATTATGATTATGTTGCTGTGAGGAGCACGATGCGGATCAAAGATGCTTTAATCGTCGATGTCGGTGGTGGTAGCAGTGAGATTAGTTTAGCCAAAAAGGGCCGTTTAAAACACGGGTTGAGTATTCCAATCGGTGCCATTTCAATTTCGGATTTGTATTTAGCTAGTGATCCAATAAAAAGTGAACAATTAAAAGCAGCTAAAAGAGCTATTAACGACCGACTCGACCATTTGAATTGGATGGGGGCAGATGCTACCTTCGTCGGTTTAGGTGGGACTTTAAGGGCTGTTACAAGCATTTTGAATCGTGAAAACAAGAAAAAGAAGACGCTTCATAACTCAGTTATTACCGTGGATCAAATCGATGGATTATTTAATCAATTGATTCATTCGTCGATGGAAAAGCGCAGTCATATTAAGGAATTAAGTGACGGTAGGTATGAAGTTATTTTGGGTGGCATACTGATAATTTCTGAAATAATAAAAAAGACCCCCTCTACCGAGATTCGTTTTTCGAATTTCGGTGTTAGAGAAGGTTATGTCTTTAACTTTTTTCATAAAATGCATTTAAAAGAATCGGATTAA
- a CDS encoding NAD-dependent protein deacylase yields MEELKELLKQANFVTFLTGAGVSVPSGIPDYRSKNGLYKRKNYNFPPEYMLSHDNLLKHPDIFHDFVVQNMYFPDAQPNIIHQKMAQISNQKGAIVTQNVDKLHTKAGAENVVEFHGNLYDDIHCLTCGKQFDYKEYLKDYRHHKDNGIIRPGTTVLYGENINPKNFQNAALMVQKADLLVVVGTSFKVYPFAGLLEYSSPQAKLVVINKEDLNIDSSILAIDDDATNVFSQI; encoded by the coding sequence ATTGAGGAGTTAAAGGAATTACTTAAGCAAGCTAATTTTGTAACTTTTCTAACTGGTGCAGGTGTTTCCGTGCCATCAGGGATTCCCGATTATCGTTCCAAAAATGGATTGTATAAGCGAAAGAACTATAATTTTCCACCTGAATATATGTTGAGTCATGACAACTTGCTCAAACATCCCGATATTTTTCATGACTTTGTTGTCCAAAACATGTATTTTCCAGATGCACAACCGAATATCATTCATCAAAAAATGGCTCAGATCAGCAATCAAAAGGGTGCTATTGTCACTCAAAACGTTGATAAATTGCATACCAAAGCTGGAGCTGAAAATGTGGTTGAATTTCATGGTAATTTATACGATGACATTCACTGCTTAACTTGTGGAAAGCAATTTGATTATAAAGAATACTTGAAGGATTATCGGCATCACAAAGATAATGGGATTATTCGCCCGGGAACGACTGTTTTGTATGGCGAAAATATTAATCCTAAGAACTTTCAAAATGCCGCATTAATGGTCCAAAAGGCTGATTTATTAGTTGTTGTAGGAACAAGTTTTAAGGTTTATCCTTTTGCAGGATTATTAGAATACAGTTCACCACAAGCTAAATTGGTCGTAATTAATAAAGAAGATCTAAATATCGATTCGTCGATTTTAGCAATTGACGATGACGCAACGAACGTTTTTTCACAAATATAA
- the metG gene encoding methionine--tRNA ligase — MTEEKKTFYITTPIYYPSGKLTIGNSYTTIAADTLARYKRNEGYDVFFLTGTDEHGLKIEQKAEEKHMQPKEYVDMMAKGIKELWKKLDISNDKFIRTTDEYHVKAVQKIFERLLKQGDIYLGEYSGWYSVDDEEYFTESQLDEVYRDDNGKVIGGMAPSGHEVQLVKEPCYFFKMSKYADRLLKYYQDNPTFIEPEIRKNEMINNFIKPGLEDLSISRTSFNWGIKVPSNPEHVVYVWLDALMNYITALGYGSDDETLFNKFWPADVQFVGKEIVRFHTIYWPIFLMALDLPLPKQVFGHGWLLMRNGKMSKSKGNVVYPEMLVSRYGLDSLRYYLMRAIPFGNDGTFTPEDYIDRINYDLANDLGNLLNRTISMINKYDDGKVLSIAAVTDLDKDLEKIYADTLKEYRQHMDKFEFPDALASVWAFISRANKYIDETKPWALAKDDSKKAELQAVLGHLAESLRLIALLISPVMTQSPVKIFNQLGLDYKEDKSLDFGDTVVGKTVTSKPEPIFPRLDTDEEVKYIKDKMAEEQVKNGGGKLSKSAQAKTKVQKENDDGFPKEIEFDDFTKVKMVVTEILDVKPVENSSKLLQFKLDDGSGIDRQILSGMHKYYPDYKELIGKKVLAVVNLKPRKMVGEWSNGMLLSTEKDDEVKLAIVDNSHKNGAILG; from the coding sequence TTGACTGAAGAGAAAAAGACTTTTTACATTACAACACCCATTTATTATCCATCAGGAAAATTAACAATTGGGAACTCATACACAACGATTGCAGCGGACACTTTGGCTCGTTACAAGCGCAATGAGGGCTATGATGTATTCTTCCTTACAGGAACGGATGAACATGGTCTAAAAATCGAACAAAAAGCTGAAGAGAAGCATATGCAACCTAAAGAATATGTTGACATGATGGCTAAAGGAATCAAGGAGCTTTGGAAGAAGCTTGATATCTCAAATGATAAATTCATTAGAACAACTGATGAATATCACGTTAAGGCTGTTCAAAAGATTTTTGAACGTCTACTTAAGCAAGGGGATATTTATTTGGGTGAATATTCCGGATGGTATTCAGTCGATGATGAAGAATACTTTACCGAATCACAATTGGACGAAGTTTACCGTGATGATAATGGCAAAGTTATTGGAGGAATGGCACCATCTGGTCATGAAGTACAACTAGTTAAAGAACCTTGTTACTTCTTTAAGATGAGCAAGTATGCTGACCGCTTGTTGAAATATTACCAAGATAATCCAACTTTCATCGAACCAGAGATTCGTAAGAACGAAATGATCAATAACTTTATTAAACCAGGACTAGAAGACTTGTCAATTTCACGAACAAGTTTTAACTGGGGAATTAAAGTTCCAAGTAATCCAGAACATGTCGTTTACGTTTGGCTAGATGCTTTGATGAACTATATCACTGCTCTAGGTTACGGCAGCGACGATGAAACGCTCTTTAATAAATTCTGGCCTGCTGATGTGCAATTTGTAGGTAAAGAAATCGTTCGTTTCCATACAATCTATTGGCCAATCTTCTTGATGGCACTAGATTTGCCACTACCTAAGCAAGTCTTTGGTCACGGTTGGTTATTGATGAGAAACGGTAAAATGTCTAAATCTAAAGGCAATGTCGTTTATCCTGAAATGTTGGTTTCTCGATATGGATTGGATTCATTACGTTATTATTTGATGCGTGCTATTCCATTCGGCAATGATGGTACCTTTACACCAGAAGATTACATTGATCGTATTAATTATGATTTGGCAAATGATTTAGGTAATTTGTTGAACCGAACAATTTCAATGATAAATAAATATGACGATGGAAAAGTCTTGTCAATTGCTGCAGTGACAGACTTAGATAAAGATTTGGAGAAAATTTATGCTGATACCTTAAAAGAGTATCGTCAACATATGGATAAGTTTGAATTTCCTGACGCTTTAGCTTCAGTTTGGGCTTTCATTAGTCGTGCTAATAAGTACATTGATGAAACTAAACCTTGGGCTTTAGCTAAAGATGATAGTAAGAAAGCCGAATTACAAGCTGTTCTTGGTCATCTAGCTGAATCATTGCGTTTGATTGCTCTATTGATCAGTCCAGTAATGACTCAATCTCCAGTAAAGATCTTTAATCAATTAGGACTCGACTATAAAGAGGATAAGTCACTTGATTTCGGCGATACTGTAGTGGGAAAAACTGTTACAAGTAAACCAGAACCAATCTTCCCTCGTCTTGACACTGATGAAGAAGTTAAGTATATCAAGGACAAGATGGCTGAGGAACAAGTTAAAAATGGTGGCGGCAAGTTGAGTAAATCAGCTCAAGCTAAGACAAAGGTTCAAAAAGAAAATGATGATGGTTTCCCTAAGGAAATCGAATTTGATGATTTCACAAAGGTTAAAATGGTTGTAACTGAGATTCTTGATGTGAAACCAGTGGAAAATTCTAGTAAATTATTGCAGTTCAAACTTGATGATGGTTCAGGCATTGATCGTCAGATCCTTTCAGGCATGCACAAGTACTATCCAGATTACAAAGAATTGATTGGTAAGAAAGTTCTAGCCGTCGTTAACCTTAAGCCACGTAAGATGGTGGGCGAATGGAGTAACGGAATGCTGCTTTCAACTGAAAAAGATGACGAAGTTAAACTTGCTATCGTGGATAATTCACACAAAAATGGAGCTATTTTAGGTTAA
- a CDS encoding YbhB/YbcL family Raf kinase inhibitor-like protein — translation MDIKVSLPNNLLPDKFGKYAAPEDIKNGKPIISFPIQLSNLPAETKTIALTFTDPDSIPVCGFEWIHWTAANIPSSQLEIPENFSQLAKSPIVQGKNSSASPLVDGPKDVPTGYNGPNPPDQTHDYVLRVFALDDNLNLENGFWMNELLHKMNGHVLSSAQQIIPSRA, via the coding sequence ATGGATATTAAAGTATCATTACCAAATAATTTATTACCAGATAAGTTTGGCAAATATGCTGCTCCAGAAGATATAAAAAATGGGAAACCTATTATCAGTTTCCCAATTCAATTATCTAATCTTCCGGCAGAGACAAAGACTATTGCTTTGACTTTTACTGATCCCGATTCAATTCCAGTTTGTGGTTTCGAATGGATCCATTGGACAGCAGCAAACATCCCAAGTTCTCAGTTAGAGATACCCGAGAATTTCAGTCAGCTCGCTAAAAGTCCGATCGTTCAAGGAAAGAACAGTTCGGCTAGTCCACTAGTTGATGGTCCCAAAGATGTACCGACAGGCTACAATGGACCAAATCCACCAGATCAAACCCATGATTACGTTCTTAGGGTATTTGCTCTGGATGATAATCTTAATTTGGAAAATGGTTTCTGGATGAATGAATTATTACACAAGATGAATGGTCATGTCCTAAGTTCTGCTCAACAGATCATTCCTAGTCGTGCTTAA
- a CDS encoding TatD family hydrolase: MKIFDTHTHLNDEAFVGKTQQFIDNAKELDVVEMAIIGSNEAFNLEAIRLAQNYQPLHAVVGWHPEFAKEYNEEQLVNQIKLPEVVGIGEIGLDYHWEEDPDPKIQQKVLIQQLDVAKQYNMPVSIHCRDAFEDMYQILKDHDMSKSGIILHSFNGDVDWLNKFLDLGLWISYSGVVSFKNAPEVHESAKNTPLDRLLVETDAPYLTPEPYRGHANQPAYTRYVVDAIAKYKDIAPSEVASATFKNAHKVYNL; this comes from the coding sequence ATGAAAATATTTGATACGCACACACATTTAAACGATGAGGCTTTTGTAGGGAAGACACAGCAATTTATTGATAATGCGAAAGAATTGGACGTTGTAGAGATGGCTATCATTGGTTCTAATGAAGCCTTCAATCTTGAAGCTATCCGTTTAGCTCAAAACTATCAACCGCTACATGCTGTGGTCGGTTGGCATCCAGAATTTGCCAAGGAATACAACGAAGAACAATTAGTTAATCAGATCAAATTACCTGAGGTTGTAGGAATTGGTGAGATTGGTTTGGATTATCATTGGGAAGAAGATCCTGATCCTAAGATTCAACAAAAAGTTTTGATTCAACAATTAGATGTTGCTAAGCAGTACAATATGCCCGTTTCGATTCATTGTCGTGATGCCTTTGAAGATATGTATCAAATTTTGAAAGATCATGATATGTCTAAATCAGGAATTATTTTGCATAGTTTTAATGGAGATGTTGATTGGCTCAATAAGTTCTTAGACTTAGGATTATGGATCTCATACAGTGGTGTCGTTTCGTTCAAGAATGCACCGGAAGTTCATGAGTCTGCTAAGAATACGCCATTGGATCGTTTATTGGTTGAAACTGACGCGCCATATCTCACTCCTGAGCCATATCGTGGTCACGCTAATCAACCAGCCTATACGAGATATGTCGTTGACGCGATTGCTAAGTACAAGGATATCGCTCCTAGTGAAGTGGCTAGTGCGACATTTAAGAATGCTCACAAAGTGTACAATTTATAA